In Muribaculum gordoncarteri, the genomic window CTACGGCGGGCATATACTTCAAGCTCGACTACGAGTTCCTGGGGGCCGTCCAGATTGCCGTATATGCGGGTGGTATCGTAGTATTGTTTGTGTTCTCAATTTTGCTCACATCCAATCCCGGCGACAGTAGTGCGAGACTTGCTTCAAAACGACGCGTCATGGGTATCATCGCAGCCCTCCTGTCCTTTGTGGTCATGGGCTTCGCCCTGTGCCGTCACGAGTTCTGGACAGCGTTGAGCCGTCCGTTCACTACGGATCTCACTATGCAGGAAATCGGCCAAGTGCTTCTCGGCACTGAAAAGTGGCAGTACCTGCTCCCCTTTGAAGCAGTGAGTGTGTTGTTATTGGCATGTATAATCGGTGGCGTGGTAGTCGCCCGCAAGCGTTAATCATTGGTGCAGATTATGGACAATTTATCTATGATGATGTACATTATCCCCAGCATGATTATGTTCTGCTGCGGTGTTTACGGATTCATCACCCGTAAAAACATGATTGCGATTCTGATATCGCTTGAGTTGATGCTCAATTCGGTCGACATCAACTTTGTGGTGT contains:
- a CDS encoding NADH-quinone oxidoreductase subunit J family protein; protein product: MYCVIVAAIIVFSILTVTTRRILRAATYLLFVLFATAGIYFKLDYEFLGAVQIAVYAGGIVVLFVFSILLTSNPGDSSARLASKRRVMGIIAALLSFVVMGFALCRHEFWTALSRPFTTDLTMQEIGQVLLGTEKWQYLLPFEAVSVLLLACIIGGVVVARKR